Below is a genomic region from Virgibacillus dokdonensis.
AATATGAGTGAGACGTTTACCAAGTTGATTGCTCGACTCACAGAACTTACTGCAGTAGATATTTCTATTTTGGCTGCTGGTTTTGTAGGGACAATGGTGTCCGGTCTTGTGATACGTTTACTTAGAAAGAGTGGATATCAAATGTTTTAAGGTTAGCTAGAAATCATTTCCGTAGTAAAGAAAACAAGCTAGTAATTTAATAGAATAATGTATAAAATTTTTTAGATTGGACATGATGACATCCAAAGAGGTGTTATTCATGAAAATCAAAAAAATCATTAAAAAAACAGTTTTAAGTTTCATGTTTGTGACTATCATGCTCCTGGGAATAGTGGGTTTAAAAGAAGGAGCTTCTGCTAAACTCTGGCCATATACTCCTTCTTCTATAGACAGATTAGCGGACAATATTGATACAATGAAAGGCAAAGATGTTTATACGAGACAAACAAATTTGAAACAAAAAGAGCTTAATCATGTGAAAGAAGTAGACCGTCAAATATCAAGCAATCGAATGGATCATGTGAAAACGTTAGAAGAAGCTGTAAATTATGAACAATATCCAAGCAAAACAGTGATTGCTACTGGGTACACGGCGGGTGTAGAATCTACCGGTAAAACTCCAGACCACCCAGAATATGGAATTACCTATTCGGGAGTCCAAGTGAAAAGAGACTTGTATTCTACTATTGCTGCAGATCTATCTGTTTATCCAATAGGAACCATTTTGTTTATACCAAATTATGGATTTGGTGTCGTAGCTGATAAAGGTAGTGCTATTACAGGAAACAAAATTGACTTGTATTATGAGACGGTAGAAGATGTTTACGATAAATGGGGTAAACAGCAAGTCGATGTGTATATGATCGAAAAGGGAAATGGAGAATTAACAGAAAAACAGCTGCAACAATTAAATGAGAATGAGGCATTACAGGTGTTCAGGCAGGACATAACAGGTTAATGCTGTGGTAGTTAAAATGGCAGGTACGATGTAGGTGCCTGTCATTTTAACATGTATATCACTCTTTTGCCCTATAGGAAAACATAAGATTTTTGGTTTATAGGATAAGAAAAACAAAGGCTTTCGCCATAAGATTTGAGTGGCCATCCAAGTTTTTCTAATTAAGACGTGAGACTTTCGGGGGTGAGTCAAGTTTGTTTTCAATAACCTTTTTCAGTAAAATAAATGGTACACTGTAAAAGCAATGATAATTCCAGCAAGACCGCCAAAAAACACTTCGATTGGTTGGTGACCTAGCAACTCTTTTAATTCCTGTCTTTTCTCATCATCTTCTTTTTTTGGCCAGCCTTTTGCTCCATCAATAAAAACTTGAAAATCGCGAATTAGTTTGTTCAACACAATTGCTTGTTCCCCCGCTTGTCTTCTAACGCCAGTAGCATCAAACATAATGATGACACTGAATACACAAGAGATAGCGAACATGGTAGACGTTACACCTTCTATAATACCTACGCTGGTAGTTAATGCCGCCACCGCTGCAGAATGGCTACTTGGCATCCCGCCAGTGCTAAATGCTAAACTAGGATTTAGCTCCTTTGTAACTACTAGCCCGATTGGGATTTTAATTACTTGCGCAAAAAAAATAGCTGTTAATGCTGCCCACAAGGGATAATTTAAAAATAATTCCATGCTGTTAAAACACCCTCTCTAAAACAAGTGTATCCTGTGTTGTAAGAAGATATGCGTTAATATGCGTTAAATTACATACTGTTATCTTACCATAAGGAAGAAGGATACGCATGAAATATTTCAACTAAATGATAATTAGATTATCCGTTGCTTTCTATTCCCATATTCTACGCGGATGTCGTAGAGTGAGGAAATGTTTTTACCTATATTTTCCGTCTTTAGAACATAACAGGTGCTATAAAAGGACACACTACAGCTATATTAGAATCAAATTAATCTTTAGCCACCTAGGTTAGCGCGACTTAAGACAGGAATTCTTTTAATGACACGGACCATAAATAAAGCCGCTAACCCGGCAAAAGCAATATCTTTAATTAGAAATGGTATCATTCCGCTCCAGGCTAGTGTGTAGCTAAGAGGAAAGTCTAACCACATATTGGAAGCAGCATACATATATGTCACGCCAATTATATAATTTATTGCCGTTCCCAAAAGCGCTGCTGAACAATAACGAACAAAGGAATAATTTTGTTTAGGATGATTTACAATCCAACCAGTAACTAGAGCTACAAAAATAAATGATATAATAAATCCGCCAGTTGGACTGATGAACATTCGGGGTCCGGCTGATAGCCCAGCAAATACAGGAACACCTGCTATCCCCACAAGCATATATGCGAGCATTGAAAAACTTCCAAGTTTACGACCTAACATTAATCCTGCTAGAACTGCAAAAAATGTTTGCAAGGAAAGTGGAACATCAGCTCCGCCAATGGGTATCGTTAGCATCGGGAACCATACGGTAATATTAGCTCCAATTGCCATTAGTACAACAAAAACCGCTCCATATGTAAGGTCTATCGTTCTCATTTGATTCATGTTTATAACCATTCCTTTCGCTTCGCTCAAGGCACAAAATGCTATGAAATGTATTTGTGCGGAGCGATTTTTGTATTATTCTAGAATTATAGGGACGAGCAATTAACTACAAATCACGTGGGGGTGAGTGGGCCATTCCGATAGCGGAGTGACCGAATGTTTATATGTGTAGATTGTCTTTCCAAGCACAAATAAGTGTGTCTTCGAACACGCAGACTTATCTTTGTATAAACACTTACTCGTTTATTGCTGGACAATCAGTCAATGCTGTTTGATCCCTATACATTTTAGAAAGGAGACGCCTCTATGAGTTTAAAAATTGTTTATCCAATTTGTTGTGGAATTGATGTCCACAAAACTTTTGTTGTTGCGTGCATTGCTGCTACGAACAATAAAGGAGCGACTACTTACAAACGCCATCGTTTTTCTACCTTCACAAAAGGATTAAGAGAGCTGTCACAATGGCTTTGTAAAAATAACTGTAAAGATGTTTGTATGGAATCTACCGGGAAATACTGGATTCCCGTGTTTAATGTATTAGAGGATTCTTGCAACATCACGCTAGCACACCCTAAATATGTGAAGGCGATCCGTGGTAAAAAAACGGATAAGAAAGACGCCAAATGGATTGCAGATTTATTCAAACATGAGCTTGTAGCTGGAAGCTTTATGCCTCCTTTAGCTATTCGACAATTACGCGACCTCATGCGTTATCGATTTAAACTGACTAATTTTACATCTAGTGAAAAAAATCGATTTCAAAACAGCTTAACTGTTTCCAATATCCAGATTGCATCCGTTGTTTCGGATACCTTTGGAAAAAGTTCCATGAAGATCATTGACAAATTTCTGGAAGATCCAACCAATACTACATTTGACATTAAACCACTTATTCATGGTTCGATGAAAGACAAGGTGACAGATTTAGAACTTGCCATTGGTGGTTTTATTACACCAGAACAAGCTGGAAAGTTATCTGTTATTAAGCATCATTATGAAAACCTAAACGCACGAAAATCGGATCTTGAACAATGGATACTTTCTCTTGCCGAGCCCTACACAGAAGAAATTAATTTAATCTTAACTGTTCCGTCATTTAAGAACATCTTTTCAGCCATTGCCGTGGTTTCTGAAATAGGTGTTACTATGGACGTGTTTCCGACAGCTAAGCATTTATGTTCCTGGGCAGGGCTAACACCTACGAATAATGAAAGTGCTGGCAAGAAAAAATCTGTACGGGTTTCAAGAGCTGGTGTTTATATTAAGCCTCTTTTAGTACAGTGTGCAACTGCTGTAGTCAAAAGTGAAAAGCACCCTGAAATCCGAACCCGCTATCTACGTCTCAAAAAACGTCGCGGTCACAAACGTGCGATTATCGCTATTGCACGAATGCTGTTAATTGCAATTTATCACATTTTAAAGAAAAAAGAACCTTATAACCCAGAGTTATATCAAAAATCAGATGTTTTTCCATTTTCTCGAGAAATTACAGTAGACCAAGCAATTTTATTAGCTAAATCCCAAGGTTTTAAAATTATGATGCCAGAAACTTCAGTAACATAGCCTTTAAACCAAACAATTTTTTGAAAAGTCATCTAGGATGGCTTATTTGGCATGCTCAAGTATCTGTTCTACACATTAATGGTTTATTTCAGACTTTTCCCCCTCTGTGTATAATGGTTTATACTAGTTGAATATTTATTATGATAGAAATATAGTATCGATTAATAGCCTGTTTGTCAACCTTTATATTAACGAGTTAACGATTGTTAGAGGAGAGAGAACATGCATCTGTTAAGTGATATAGCATGAGGGAGAGGGATGCTATTATTAAGATTTAAACGGCATTTATATTGTTCTTTATATATTGTTCATATAGGAAAGCATAAAATTTCAATGGTTTATAGAATAAGCAAAACGACGGCGTTTCATCGCCATAAGGTCTTGATGGTAAGCCAAGTTTTTCTAAGGTTTAAGGTGTTATGCATAGCATTTACTAAGTTGGCTTATAGCCTTAATACTAAATACAAAAGGGAGCAAAAATATAATTCGCGCACCAATTATAGGTACGCGAATGCGCTTTTTTAACTGACTGAAAGTTTTAAAATAGTAGGTTTAGCTATAATCTAGTAGGGAAGTCCTAAATGTAAAAGTTTACTTAATAGCTGCTTCTAGGGCCACTTCCATCATTTCATGGAAAGTAGTTTGTCTTTCTTCAGCTGATGTTTCTT
It encodes:
- a CDS encoding 3D domain-containing protein — encoded protein: MKIKKIIKKTVLSFMFVTIMLLGIVGLKEGASAKLWPYTPSSIDRLADNIDTMKGKDVYTRQTNLKQKELNHVKEVDRQISSNRMDHVKTLEEAVNYEQYPSKTVIATGYTAGVESTGKTPDHPEYGITYSGVQVKRDLYSTIAADLSVYPIGTILFIPNYGFGVVADKGSAITGNKIDLYYETVEDVYDKWGKQQVDVYMIEKGNGELTEKQLQQLNENEALQVFRQDITG
- a CDS encoding divergent PAP2 family protein; this encodes MELFLNYPLWAALTAIFFAQVIKIPIGLVVTKELNPSLAFSTGGMPSSHSAAVAALTTSVGIIEGVTSTMFAISCVFSVIIMFDATGVRRQAGEQAIVLNKLIRDFQVFIDGAKGWPKKEDDEKRQELKELLGHQPIEVFFGGLAGIIIAFTVYHLFY
- a CDS encoding biotin transporter BioY, with the protein product MNQMRTIDLTYGAVFVVLMAIGANITVWFPMLTIPIGGADVPLSLQTFFAVLAGLMLGRKLGSFSMLAYMLVGIAGVPVFAGLSAGPRMFISPTGGFIISFIFVALVTGWIVNHPKQNYSFVRYCSAALLGTAINYIIGVTYMYAASNMWLDFPLSYTLAWSGMIPFLIKDIAFAGLAALFMVRVIKRIPVLSRANLGG
- a CDS encoding IS110 family transposase; amino-acid sequence: MSLKIVYPICCGIDVHKTFVVACIAATNNKGATTYKRHRFSTFTKGLRELSQWLCKNNCKDVCMESTGKYWIPVFNVLEDSCNITLAHPKYVKAIRGKKTDKKDAKWIADLFKHELVAGSFMPPLAIRQLRDLMRYRFKLTNFTSSEKNRFQNSLTVSNIQIASVVSDTFGKSSMKIIDKFLEDPTNTTFDIKPLIHGSMKDKVTDLELAIGGFITPEQAGKLSVIKHHYENLNARKSDLEQWILSLAEPYTEEINLILTVPSFKNIFSAIAVVSEIGVTMDVFPTAKHLCSWAGLTPTNNESAGKKKSVRVSRAGVYIKPLLVQCATAVVKSEKHPEIRTRYLRLKKRRGHKRAIIAIARMLLIAIYHILKKKEPYNPELYQKSDVFPFSREITVDQAILLAKSQGFKIMMPETSVT